Proteins from one Caulobacter sp. 73W genomic window:
- a CDS encoding sterol desaturase family protein, whose protein sequence is MWSIAANIGWFIAALAAMEGVAWATHRYIMHGPMWRWHRSHHEPRLGAFELNDLFAVVFAALAIGLFALGAATKIAALTYCAAGVTAYGALYALVHDGLVHRRFWLPVKPRQGYLLRLVQAHHLHHLHHGKDGAVSFGFLWPMDPQRLADKLKRQRQDTRLDA, encoded by the coding sequence ATGTGGAGCATCGCAGCCAATATCGGCTGGTTCATCGCCGCCCTGGCGGCCATGGAGGGCGTCGCCTGGGCGACCCATCGTTACATCATGCATGGCCCCATGTGGCGCTGGCACCGCTCGCACCACGAGCCGCGCCTGGGAGCCTTTGAGCTCAACGACCTGTTCGCGGTCGTCTTCGCCGCCTTGGCCATCGGCCTTTTCGCCCTTGGCGCCGCCACGAAGATCGCCGCCCTCACCTATTGCGCCGCCGGCGTGACCGCCTACGGCGCTCTCTACGCCCTAGTTCATGACGGCCTGGTTCACCGCCGCTTTTGGCTGCCGGTCAAGCCAAGGCAGGGCTACCTGCTTCGGCTGGTCCAGGCGCATCACCTGCACCACCTTCATCACGGCAAGGACGGCGCCGTCTCCTTCGGCTTTTTGTGGCCGATGGATCCCCAGCGGCTCGCGGACAAGCTCAAGCGCCAACGGCAGGATACACGCCTAGACGCGTGA
- a CDS encoding phytoene/squalene synthase family protein gives MSDAVVEHGKASIEQGSTSFAAASKLFGKSLRQDVWQFYAWCRHCDDEIDGQDHGGVLTPITDQERRARLERLRIRTRQALAGETMDEPAFAAFSRVALKHRLDPAWPDALLDGFAMDVEARKFVRGDETLQYCWGVAGVVGVMMAAIMGARDEAVLRRAQDLGLAFQLTNICRDVREDALGGRVYLPAEALTKQGAPADPQDLLDPAHQAAVFAVVRDQLRLAEAYYDSARVGLRALPFRGALAVAAARRIYRRIGRDILKVGPSALQTRRRVAKPMMAGLLVLGLIDALWSRLEAPFGPPPRADLWSRV, from the coding sequence GTGAGCGACGCGGTCGTCGAGCACGGCAAGGCTTCTATCGAGCAGGGCTCCACCAGCTTTGCGGCGGCCTCCAAGTTGTTCGGAAAGTCCCTGCGTCAGGACGTCTGGCAGTTCTACGCCTGGTGCCGCCACTGCGATGATGAGATCGACGGGCAGGATCATGGCGGCGTCCTGACGCCCATCACCGACCAAGAGCGCCGCGCGCGCTTGGAGCGGCTGCGGATCAGGACGCGCCAGGCCCTGGCGGGCGAGACCATGGATGAGCCGGCTTTCGCGGCCTTCTCGCGGGTGGCGCTTAAGCACCGCCTCGATCCGGCCTGGCCCGACGCGCTGCTGGACGGCTTCGCCATGGACGTGGAGGCGCGCAAGTTCGTCCGTGGCGATGAGACCCTTCAATACTGCTGGGGCGTGGCGGGCGTGGTCGGCGTGATGATGGCCGCCATCATGGGCGCGCGGGACGAAGCGGTTTTGCGAAGGGCTCAGGATCTTGGCCTGGCCTTTCAGCTGACCAACATCTGCCGTGACGTGCGAGAGGATGCGCTGGGCGGGCGGGTCTATCTACCGGCTGAGGCCTTGACGAAGCAAGGCGCGCCCGCCGACCCGCAAGATCTATTGGACCCGGCGCACCAGGCGGCTGTCTTCGCTGTGGTGCGCGACCAGCTACGTCTAGCCGAGGCCTACTACGACAGCGCCCGTGTCGGACTTCGCGCTCTGCCGTTTCGCGGCGCCTTGGCGGTAGCCGCCGCAAGGCGGATCTATCGGCGTATTGGCCGCGATATTTTGAAGGTCGGTCCAAGCGCTCTGCAGACCCGCCGCCGTGTCGCCAAGCCGATGATGGCCGGCCTGTTGGTCCTTGGCCTGATCGATGCGCTATGGAGCCGCCTGGAAGCCCCCTTTGGGCCGCCGCCCCGCGCGGACCTTTGGTCACGCGTCTAG
- the fni gene encoding type 2 isopentenyl-diphosphate Delta-isomerase, whose amino-acid sequence MNDSEAIVRRKDEHLDIALAQQAQAGRANAFDAYAFDHNALPEIGFDQVDLGVRFLDWSLRLPFLISSMTGGPARGQAINANLAEAAEHLGIALAVGSQRVALEGAGAAGIDKTLRRRIPTAPLLGNLGAAQLVLGYGVDEARRAIEMIGADGLIIHLNPLQEAVQPGGDRDWRGVLSAIEMICARIDAPVLVKEVGAGLSAGVARRLRDAGVAALDVAGRGGTSWSGIEAERTADPAARQAAAPFRDWGIPTPRALEEVRSALPDTPLIGSGGVRHGLDAAKALRLGADLVGQAGAVLEAALVSAEAVVGHFDIMAQQLRICCFATGSPDLDRLRQARLVRHALPVHDV is encoded by the coding sequence ATGAACGACAGCGAGGCGATCGTCCGCCGCAAGGACGAGCATCTGGACATCGCCCTGGCGCAGCAGGCCCAAGCCGGCCGGGCCAACGCCTTCGACGCCTACGCCTTCGACCACAACGCCTTGCCGGAGATCGGCTTTGATCAGGTGGATCTTGGCGTGCGTTTCCTGGACTGGTCTTTGCGCCTGCCGTTCCTCATAAGCTCGATGACGGGCGGCCCCGCGCGCGGTCAGGCCATCAACGCCAATCTGGCCGAGGCCGCCGAGCATCTTGGGATCGCCTTGGCGGTTGGTTCTCAACGCGTGGCGCTGGAGGGGGCCGGCGCGGCGGGGATCGACAAGACGCTGCGGCGCCGGATCCCGACCGCGCCGCTGCTGGGCAATCTGGGCGCCGCGCAGCTGGTTCTGGGCTACGGCGTCGATGAGGCGCGCCGCGCCATCGAGATGATCGGCGCCGACGGTCTGATCATCCATCTTAATCCGTTGCAGGAGGCTGTGCAGCCGGGCGGCGACCGCGACTGGCGCGGCGTGCTCAGCGCCATTGAGATGATCTGCGCGCGCATCGACGCGCCGGTCTTGGTCAAGGAGGTGGGCGCAGGGCTCTCGGCCGGCGTGGCCCGCCGTCTGCGTGACGCCGGGGTCGCCGCCCTGGATGTGGCCGGCCGCGGAGGCACCTCCTGGTCGGGCATCGAGGCCGAAAGAACCGCTGACCCCGCCGCCCGCCAGGCCGCCGCGCCCTTCCGCGACTGGGGCATACCCACCCCGCGCGCCTTGGAGGAGGTTCGCAGCGCCTTGCCCGATACGCCGCTGATCGGCTCGGGTGGCGTGCGTCACGGCCTGGACGCCGCCAAGGCGCTGCGGTTGGGCGCCGATCTTGTGGGACAGGCTGGCGCCGTGCTCGAGGCGGCGCTGGTCTCGGCCGAGGCGGTCGTTGGTCATTTCGACATCATGGCCCAGCAACTGCGCATCTGCTGCTTCGCCACGGGCTCCCCCGATCTGGACCGCCTTCGCCAAGCCCGCCTGGTGCGCCATGCGCTTCCTGTTCACGACGTTTGA
- a CDS encoding DUF2141 domain-containing protein, with the protein MGLGAGLALPARAASLQLNFPDLKPVGQIAWAIHSDAAAWARRGPPLRSGVARVGSPVVVDLPAGQYGVMAYHDRNSDLKLNTLPIGLPTEPYGFSNNSRGRFGPPSWEAARFTLPAEGLQQSIRLR; encoded by the coding sequence GTGGGATTGGGTGCAGGCCTGGCCCTTCCCGCCCGCGCGGCGAGCCTGCAGCTCAACTTCCCTGATCTGAAACCTGTAGGTCAGATCGCCTGGGCCATCCACAGCGACGCCGCAGCCTGGGCGCGCCGCGGTCCGCCACTACGCAGCGGCGTAGCGAGGGTCGGAAGTCCGGTCGTGGTCGATCTGCCCGCGGGCCAGTACGGCGTGATGGCCTATCACGACCGCAACAGCGACCTGAAGCTGAACACCTTGCCGATCGGGTTGCCCACGGAGCCTTACGGGTTCTCCAACAACAGCCGAGGCCGCTTTGGTCCGCCGTCCTGGGAGGCCGCCAGGTTCACCCTGCCCGCCGAAGGGCTCCAGCAGTCGATCCGTCTACGTTAG
- a CDS encoding polyprenyl synthetase family protein — translation MDGPARLAQLGRLRKDVDAALGQITPAGAPQNRVAAAMRHALLSPGKRIRPLLTLLAAGQLGCPASNAMPAACALEMVHAASLVLDDLPCMDDADERRGEPSVHRLFGQDVAVLAGVGLLNEAYAVIAKAEALPKAARVEMIAVLSRSVGVNGLIGGQDRDLLACDSRSFDELSKLHHEKTGVLFVAAVEIGALAAGATAEARETLRLFGCELGLAFQAIDDLIDRNELEGQRPASNLLSALGADGARLEAERRMERARQTLRQGPPQLATMDGYLELLVSPVAA, via the coding sequence ATGGACGGTCCAGCTCGGCTTGCGCAACTTGGCCGCCTGCGAAAAGACGTAGACGCCGCTCTTGGTCAGATCACGCCGGCCGGCGCGCCGCAGAACCGCGTCGCCGCCGCCATGCGCCACGCTCTGTTGTCGCCCGGCAAACGCATCCGACCGCTGCTGACGCTCCTGGCGGCGGGGCAGTTGGGCTGCCCTGCCTCAAACGCAATGCCCGCCGCCTGCGCCCTGGAGATGGTGCATGCGGCGTCCCTGGTGCTCGACGATCTTCCGTGCATGGACGACGCGGACGAGCGTCGAGGCGAGCCGAGCGTTCACCGCCTGTTTGGCCAGGACGTGGCCGTCCTCGCCGGGGTCGGTCTGCTCAACGAGGCCTATGCGGTGATCGCCAAGGCCGAGGCCCTGCCGAAGGCCGCGCGGGTCGAGATGATCGCGGTGCTGTCGCGGTCGGTCGGGGTCAACGGACTGATCGGCGGGCAGGATCGGGATTTGCTCGCTTGCGACAGCCGCTCCTTCGACGAGCTCAGCAAGCTTCACCATGAGAAGACCGGCGTCCTCTTCGTGGCCGCCGTCGAGATCGGCGCCTTGGCGGCCGGCGCCACCGCCGAGGCGCGCGAGACCCTGCGGCTTTTCGGGTGCGAGCTTGGCCTGGCGTTCCAGGCCATTGACGACCTGATCGACCGCAACGAATTGGAAGGCCAGCGGCCGGCCAGCAACCTGCTGTCGGCGCTCGGCGCCGACGGAGCAAGGCTTGAGGCCGAGCGCCGCATGGAGCGCGCTCGCCAGACCCTCAGGCAGGGCCCGCCGCAGCTTGCGACCATGGACGGCTACCTGGAGCTTCTGGTCTCGCCCGTGGCGGCGTAG
- the crtY gene encoding lycopene beta-cyclase CrtY — protein sequence MDRRDFDVLLVGAGLANGLIALELADRYPQKRIALVDPTGLEAAVAHTWCLFRTDAPDQYWARLERLTEARWDGYDVAFPDRSRRLATGYACLTGERLAAALREQPQIEIIVGAAAQVRADGVTLEDDAQLTAPLVIDGRGARASEHLQIGFQKFVGLELRLKRPHGLQRPIVMDATVLQNGDYRFIYVLPLGPDRLLVEDTRYADTPSLETPALETAVLRYARARRWMVANIIRRETGVLPVALDGDIDAYLDQAGNPAAQVGLRGAFFHPTTGYSLPDALAVAALVAEAADGGTEAVAKLLRERSRRLWRERGFYRLLNRMLFRAAKGDQRYRVLERFYGLPEPVIERFYAARSTLRDKARVLCGRPPVPVLRALKAAPPAWRSAHARA from the coding sequence ATGGACCGGCGTGACTTTGACGTGCTGCTGGTCGGCGCCGGCCTCGCCAATGGGCTGATCGCCCTGGAACTGGCTGACCGCTATCCCCAAAAACGCATTGCGCTGGTCGACCCCACCGGCCTGGAGGCCGCAGTCGCCCACACCTGGTGCCTCTTTCGAACAGACGCGCCGGATCAGTACTGGGCGCGTCTTGAACGCCTGACCGAAGCGCGATGGGATGGATACGACGTCGCGTTCCCAGATCGGTCGCGGCGGCTTGCTACCGGATATGCCTGCCTGACAGGCGAGCGCCTGGCCGCGGCGCTTCGGGAGCAGCCGCAAATTGAGATCATCGTCGGCGCGGCGGCGCAGGTCCGGGCCGACGGGGTCACCTTGGAAGACGACGCGCAGCTCACTGCGCCCCTCGTCATCGACGGTCGCGGCGCGCGGGCCTCCGAGCATCTGCAGATCGGCTTCCAGAAGTTTGTCGGGCTGGAGCTTAGGCTAAAGCGGCCGCATGGCCTGCAGCGGCCCATCGTGATGGACGCCACCGTGCTCCAGAACGGAGACTACCGGTTCATCTATGTGCTGCCGCTGGGGCCTGACCGACTATTGGTCGAGGACACCCGCTACGCCGACACCCCCTCCCTGGAGACGCCGGCCCTGGAGACGGCGGTCCTACGTTACGCCCGCGCCCGCCGCTGGATGGTCGCCAACATCATCCGGCGCGAGACGGGTGTCTTGCCTGTCGCCTTAGACGGCGACATCGACGCCTATCTCGACCAAGCGGGCAACCCCGCCGCCCAAGTCGGCCTGCGCGGAGCTTTCTTCCATCCCACAACGGGCTACTCGCTGCCGGACGCCTTGGCGGTGGCCGCGCTCGTCGCCGAGGCGGCCGACGGCGGCACAGAGGCTGTGGCGAAGCTCCTTCGCGAGCGTTCACGCAGGCTTTGGCGCGAGCGGGGCTTCTACCGGCTGTTGAACCGCATGCTCTTCAGGGCGGCGAAGGGCGATCAGCGGTACCGCGTTCTTGAGCGCTTCTATGGCCTGCCCGAGCCTGTGATCGAACGCTTCTATGCCGCGCGCTCGACCCTGCGCGACAAGGCGCGCGTCCTTTGCGGCCGTCCGCCCGTACCTGTCTTGCGCGCCCTTAAAGCCGCGCCCCCCGCCTGGAGATCCGCCCATGCCCGCGCCTAG
- the rhaM gene encoding L-rhamnose mutarotase — MSQQTETVAFRMNLNPGHAAEYKRRHDDIWPELSSALIEAGVIDYQIFLDPLSGHLFAILTRRTDHTMGDLPRTEIMQRWWAMMADIMQAGADNVPVQVDLAPVFHLRR, encoded by the coding sequence ATGAGCCAACAGACCGAGACCGTCGCCTTTCGGATGAACCTCAACCCGGGGCACGCCGCCGAGTACAAGCGCCGCCATGACGACATCTGGCCGGAGCTATCCTCGGCGCTGATCGAAGCGGGGGTGATCGACTATCAGATATTTCTGGACCCGCTATCGGGTCACCTCTTTGCAATTTTGACCCGCAGGACCGACCACACCATGGGCGATCTGCCACGGACCGAGATCATGCAGCGGTGGTGGGCGATGATGGCCGACATCATGCAGGCGGGCGCTGACAACGTTCCGGTGCAGGTCGATCTTGCGCCGGTCTTCCACCTGCGCCGCTGA
- a CDS encoding glycosyltransferase: MPPPLAVASALQARGHEILFVSDEANRAAAEALELNFQPWRQAPNRLTLGDGDDPLRDWKPRLPPAVVKAVCKGVIGGPAGAYAADATALIGSFAPDVVVSNELLFGVMMAAEAAGLPLALLTSNVWCFPTRADQPPFGPGFAPAQNAFELRRETVARRLIAGWYDVALGDLNKARAGLGLAPLQRALDQLAAADQILLGVSQAFDYEAQEPPKPFSYVGPLGRRPAWAETTEADAMLIDDRRRNILVSFSTTHQGQSATVRRVVRALTRIDAHAIITLGPALAGLHLPAASNITVVEQADHDRLVPLCDLIICHGGHGTVLRPLSHGKPVVVIPTGRDQPDNAARVAFAKVGVRLPRWAGTRRIRKAVRDVLADSAYGRAAARLATKLAADNVGPIRAVEALEAMANVDGSTAGALRRAG; the protein is encoded by the coding sequence GTGCCGCCTCCCTTGGCCGTGGCCAGCGCGTTGCAGGCGCGCGGCCACGAGATTCTGTTCGTCTCCGATGAAGCCAATCGCGCCGCAGCCGAGGCTCTGGAGCTGAACTTCCAGCCCTGGCGACAGGCGCCTAATCGACTGACGCTCGGTGACGGCGACGATCCATTGCGCGACTGGAAGCCTCGGCTGCCGCCCGCGGTCGTCAAGGCTGTCTGCAAGGGCGTCATCGGCGGTCCGGCCGGCGCCTACGCCGCCGACGCGACAGCCTTGATCGGCAGCTTCGCACCCGACGTGGTGGTCTCCAACGAGTTGCTGTTCGGGGTGATGATGGCCGCCGAGGCCGCTGGTCTTCCTCTGGCGCTTTTGACCTCCAACGTGTGGTGCTTCCCCACCCGCGCTGATCAGCCGCCCTTCGGTCCAGGCTTTGCGCCGGCGCAGAACGCCTTCGAACTTCGCCGCGAGACGGTCGCTCGCCGGCTGATCGCAGGCTGGTACGATGTCGCGCTTGGCGACCTGAACAAGGCTCGCGCCGGGCTAGGCCTTGCGCCGCTCCAGCGCGCCCTTGATCAGTTGGCGGCGGCAGATCAAATCCTACTCGGTGTCAGTCAGGCGTTCGACTATGAGGCGCAGGAGCCGCCCAAGCCCTTTTCCTATGTAGGGCCATTGGGGCGCCGGCCCGCTTGGGCGGAGACGACAGAGGCGGACGCGATGCTGATCGATGACCGGCGTCGCAACATCCTGGTGTCGTTCAGCACCACCCACCAAGGCCAGTCGGCGACCGTCAGACGCGTGGTGCGAGCCCTGACCAGGATCGACGCGCATGCCATCATCACCCTGGGTCCAGCCTTGGCGGGTTTGCACCTTCCGGCCGCCTCGAACATCACCGTGGTCGAGCAGGCCGATCATGACCGGCTTGTCCCGCTATGCGATCTCATCATTTGCCACGGGGGGCACGGCACGGTTCTGCGTCCCCTGTCGCACGGCAAGCCGGTCGTCGTGATCCCCACTGGACGCGACCAGCCAGACAACGCCGCACGCGTCGCCTTCGCCAAGGTGGGCGTGCGCCTGCCGCGCTGGGCGGGGACGCGCCGCATCCGCAAGGCGGTCCGAGACGTACTGGCCGACAGCGCCTACGGACGGGCCGCTGCGCGGCTGGCGACAAAGCTGGCGGCGGATAATGTCGGCCCCATCCGCGCCGTCGAGGCCCTGGAGGCGATGGCTAACGTAGACGGATCGACTGCTGGAGCCCTTCGGCGGGCAGGGTGA
- a CDS encoding phytoene desaturase yields MPAPSAIVIGSGFGGLAAAIRLQSMGMRTTLIEARERAGGRAYVYEQDGFTFDAGPTVITDPSSLEELFALSGRRMSDYVEMLPVEPFYRLLWEDGVVFDYVNDQAELDRQIQALNPPDVAGYRRFLAYSQKVFEEGYLKLGHVAFLDPGSMLKAAPRLMQLQAWRSVYSMVARFVKEPHLRQALSFHTLLVGGNPFASSSIYALIHALERKWGVWFPRGGTGALVQGLVRLFQDLGGQVRLASPVQQITTADERVTGVRLACGETLQADLVVSNADVMHTYAALLKDQPRGRAMGRRLARRRFSMSLFVVYFGLKRRHEHLRHHTILFGPEYKSLVDDICGAKPLREDFSIYLHSPSVTDETLAPEGCSTHYALVPVPNLRQPIDWAAEGPRFADKILASLEARAIPGLREDLATLKIFTPDDFKSQLNAHLGAAFSLEPILSQSAYFRVHNRDAALRNLYFVGAGTHPGAGVPGVVGSAKATARVIAEDLRERGIDLAVRPDAAAAADAA; encoded by the coding sequence ATGCCCGCGCCTAGCGCCATCGTCATCGGTTCGGGCTTTGGCGGCTTGGCCGCCGCCATCCGCCTGCAGTCCATGGGTATGAGAACCACGCTGATCGAAGCGCGCGAGCGCGCCGGCGGCCGCGCCTATGTCTACGAACAGGATGGCTTCACCTTCGACGCCGGGCCGACGGTGATCACCGACCCCTCCAGTCTGGAGGAGCTCTTCGCGCTCTCGGGACGGCGCATGAGCGACTATGTGGAGATGCTGCCGGTCGAGCCCTTCTACCGGCTGCTTTGGGAAGACGGCGTGGTCTTTGATTACGTCAACGATCAGGCCGAGCTGGATCGGCAAATCCAGGCGCTCAATCCGCCGGACGTCGCCGGCTATCGCCGCTTCCTGGCCTATTCGCAAAAGGTCTTCGAGGAAGGTTATCTGAAGCTGGGGCACGTGGCGTTCCTCGATCCCGGCTCGATGCTCAAGGCCGCGCCGCGGCTGATGCAGCTTCAGGCCTGGCGCAGCGTCTATTCGATGGTCGCGCGGTTTGTGAAAGAGCCGCATCTGCGCCAGGCCCTGTCGTTTCACACCCTGCTGGTGGGCGGCAATCCCTTCGCCAGCTCGTCGATCTACGCCCTTATCCACGCCCTGGAGCGAAAATGGGGGGTTTGGTTCCCACGCGGCGGCACCGGCGCCTTGGTCCAGGGCTTGGTGCGCCTCTTCCAGGATCTGGGCGGACAGGTGCGGCTAGCCTCACCCGTGCAGCAGATCACGACGGCCGACGAGCGCGTTACGGGGGTGCGCCTGGCCTGCGGGGAGACCCTGCAAGCCGACCTTGTGGTCAGCAACGCCGACGTGATGCACACCTACGCCGCCTTGCTGAAGGACCAACCGCGCGGACGCGCCATGGGCCGGCGGTTGGCCCGGCGGCGGTTTTCAATGTCGCTTTTCGTTGTTTATTTCGGGCTCAAGCGGCGGCATGAGCATCTGCGTCATCACACCATCCTCTTTGGCCCCGAGTACAAGAGCCTGGTGGACGATATCTGCGGGGCCAAACCCCTGCGCGAGGATTTCTCGATCTACCTGCACTCGCCTAGCGTCACCGATGAGACCCTCGCCCCCGAGGGCTGTTCAACGCACTACGCCCTGGTGCCGGTGCCAAATCTTCGCCAGCCGATCGACTGGGCGGCCGAAGGGCCGCGCTTCGCCGACAAGATCCTGGCCTCTTTGGAGGCGCGGGCCATTCCGGGCCTGCGCGAGGACTTGGCGACCTTGAAAATCTTCACGCCGGACGACTTCAAGAGCCAGCTCAACGCCCATCTGGGCGCCGCCTTCTCCTTGGAGCCCATTCTCAGCCAAAGCGCCTATTTCCGGGTCCACAATCGCGACGCCGCCTTGCGCAATCTCTATTTCGTCGGCGCGGGCACCCACCCCGGTGCAGGCGTCCCTGGCGTCGTCGGTTCGGCCAAGGCCACCGCCCGTGTCATCGCCGAGGATCTTCGCGAGCGGGGGATCGACCTGGCTGTCAGACCCGACGCCGCGGCGGCGGCGGATGCGGCGTGA
- a CDS encoding OmpA family protein, which produces MIGRILVGAMAFAAFAGGGASALTVRVMKGSAAGMASTFVRAPDAPRSTFERASPQSTFQSVFEPSEVAPERVETTRSLLSQLEARRSDGDIVVDLPTDVLFAFDSAAIRGEAEPSLSKAAELLRSYPRAQVTIAGHTDAKGDDAYNQGLSLKRARAVADRLSSAASRPLEAKGFGEAQPAAPNQKPDGQDDPEGRAKNRRVEIRIAPAGG; this is translated from the coding sequence ATGATCGGCCGCATCCTCGTCGGCGCCATGGCCTTCGCCGCCTTCGCCGGCGGCGGCGCCTCCGCACTGACCGTGCGCGTCATGAAGGGCAGCGCCGCTGGAATGGCCTCCACCTTCGTGCGCGCCCCCGACGCCCCACGCTCGACCTTCGAGAGGGCCTCGCCGCAAAGCACGTTCCAGAGTGTTTTTGAGCCGTCAGAGGTCGCTCCCGAGCGCGTCGAGACCACCCGCTCTTTGCTGTCGCAGCTTGAGGCCCGGCGAAGCGATGGCGACATCGTCGTGGACCTACCCACGGACGTGCTCTTCGCCTTCGACAGCGCGGCGATCCGCGGCGAGGCCGAGCCGTCCCTTTCCAAGGCGGCTGAGTTGCTGCGCAGCTATCCGCGCGCCCAGGTGACGATCGCCGGCCATACCGACGCCAAGGGCGATGACGCATACAATCAAGGCCTCTCGCTCAAGCGCGCCAGGGCGGTGGCGGACCGCCTGTCCAGCGCGGCGTCGCGCCCGCTCGAAGCCAAGGGTTTTGGCGAAGCTCAACCGGCAGCCCCTAACCAAAAGCCCGACGGCCAGGACGACCCCGAAGGCCGCGCCAAGAACCGGCGGGTCGAAATCCGCATCGCCCCCGCAGGCGGCTAG
- a CDS encoding MFS transporter, with amino-acid sequence MTSHAQPRPRIPRWWNYWGWGSGDVLGAGAQAVITGWLFYFFTRFCDLTPVEAGLILGLPRLLEAVSCPLIGYLSDNLRHTWIGRRVGRRKIFLLITIPLLPSFALIFVTGQSFYYYLATFIVFELLYTMFLIPWETLAAEMTKDYKAKAKFAGARLLTGQASAIAASYLPTLIINAVGGRDSAQTFFTMGAIFGLAFSAVVVLVVCLSWERPYTEEERALSPEPFSLRAAALIPVRMFGDLFSTLKIRAFRQHLSIYLGGYISQDIFNTAFPIFVATVMAGATVMISQMMTTMYAAQLVSVMIAINVVIRIGPSAAYKIAIGCFSAALLMLAAVYAIRPTVPQGDIAGAPGAASILWLLGPVILAGLGRGTLNFVPWSVYNYLPDVDEAVTGQRREGIFAGVMTLVRKVAQSGAIILAGWIIELGGYAAPAAGGAAVAQSPQAVATVAWLLIAGPIVVMLLGLAGSWRFGLNACSHQILMDEIEHLRGGAQTPSSPQAGKVLEDLTGTSYERLWGRGAAARPAAEPMDPGPGGLQV; translated from the coding sequence ATGACCTCCCACGCGCAGCCTCGGCCTCGTATTCCCCGCTGGTGGAACTATTGGGGCTGGGGCTCCGGCGACGTCCTTGGCGCCGGGGCGCAGGCGGTCATCACCGGCTGGCTGTTCTACTTCTTCACCCGGTTCTGCGACCTGACGCCGGTGGAGGCGGGGCTGATCCTGGGTCTTCCGCGCCTTCTGGAGGCCGTCAGCTGCCCGCTGATCGGCTATCTGTCTGACAATCTTCGCCATACCTGGATCGGGCGGCGGGTGGGGCGGCGCAAGATCTTCCTGCTGATCACCATCCCTCTGCTGCCCAGCTTCGCTCTGATCTTCGTGACGGGCCAGAGCTTCTACTACTACCTGGCGACCTTCATCGTCTTTGAGCTCCTCTACACGATGTTCCTCATTCCGTGGGAGACGCTCGCGGCGGAGATGACCAAGGACTACAAAGCCAAGGCCAAGTTCGCCGGCGCGCGGCTTTTGACCGGCCAGGCCTCGGCCATCGCCGCCTCCTATCTGCCCACCTTGATCATCAACGCCGTCGGGGGCCGGGACTCGGCGCAGACCTTCTTCACCATGGGGGCGATCTTCGGCCTGGCCTTCAGCGCGGTCGTCGTTCTGGTCGTGTGCCTGAGCTGGGAGCGGCCCTACACCGAAGAAGAAAGGGCGCTTTCGCCAGAGCCGTTCAGCCTCAGGGCGGCGGCGCTGATCCCGGTGCGCATGTTCGGCGATCTCTTCTCCACCTTGAAGATTCGGGCCTTTCGCCAGCATCTGTCGATCTATCTTGGGGGCTACATCTCCCAGGACATCTTCAACACCGCCTTCCCGATCTTCGTGGCGACTGTCATGGCCGGCGCGACGGTGATGATCTCGCAGATGATGACCACCATGTACGCCGCCCAGCTGGTCTCGGTGATGATCGCCATCAATGTGGTGATCCGCATCGGGCCGTCGGCCGCCTACAAGATCGCCATCGGCTGTTTCAGCGCCGCCCTGCTCATGCTGGCGGCCGTCTATGCGATCCGGCCGACCGTGCCGCAAGGCGACATTGCGGGCGCTCCCGGCGCGGCCTCGATCCTCTGGTTGCTCGGCCCCGTCATCCTGGCGGGCCTAGGGCGCGGCACGCTCAACTTCGTGCCCTGGTCGGTCTACAACTACCTGCCGGACGTCGATGAGGCGGTCACCGGCCAGCGGCGCGAAGGCATCTTCGCCGGGGTCATGACCCTGGTGCGCAAAGTCGCCCAATCGGGCGCCATCATCCTTGCCGGTTGGATCATCGAGCTAGGCGGCTATGCGGCGCCCGCTGCGGGGGGCGCGGCCGTCGCCCAGAGCCCACAGGCCGTGGCCACCGTGGCTTGGCTGCTGATCGCCGGGCCGATCGTCGTCATGCTGCTGGGCCTCGCCGGCTCCTGGCGTTTTGGACTGAATGCGTGCAGCCACCAGATCCTGATGGACGAGATCGAACATCTGCGCGGCGGGGCGCAAACCCCGTCGAGCCCCCAGGCCGGCAAGGTGCTCGAGGATCTGACCGGGACATCCTACGAGCGGCTTTGGGGGCGCGGCGCAGCGGCGCGTCCCGCAGCCGAGCCGATGGATCCTGGGCCCGGCGGCCTGCAGGTCTGA